The nucleotide window GCGAGGTCATCGAGGAATGGGTCCTTTTCCGAGTCCACAAGAACCTCCCCCTGCCCGTGATTGACGGCATCGAGTTGGCGATCAAGGACGTAGCCTGATGCCTCCCCTCGGGCCGGTCAAGCGGCGGGACCTCATCCGCTTCTTGCGACAGCTCGGGTTCGACGGCCCCTACTCGGGCGGCAGGCACCAGTTCATGGCCAAAGGCGAGCTCACCCTATTCATCCCCAACCCACACCAGGGAGACATTGGTGTGGGACTCCTGGCGAGGGTTCTGCGCCAGGCGGGGATAGACAGGGCCGTGTGGGAGAAGCTCTGAGCCGGGGCTCAATCGGCCAGCGGCTTGACG belongs to Planctomycetota bacterium and includes:
- a CDS encoding type II toxin-antitoxin system HicA family toxin, producing the protein MPPLGPVKRRDLIRFLRQLGFDGPYSGGRHQFMAKGELTLFIPNPHQGDIGVGLLARVLRQAGIDRAVWEKL